The Limnospira fusiformis SAG 85.79 genomic interval AACCCGGTTTCTCAGTTCCAATTACCATCAATCAAAACCCTCGTAGGTTGGTATGATAAAATTAATCAGGTCAAGCCATTTTAGGAAAGTTAAAGCTATGACCACTAAACAACCTCGCTACAGTAAAGAGGAATTCGCTCGTCTTGGGGATGAAATTTATGAATTTAAGGTTCGCCCACAAGTAGAGGCAGGTAATGAGGGCAAGATTGTGGCGATTGATTTAGAAACTGGAGATTTTGAAGTCGATGCTAGTGAAATTGCCGCGTGCGATCGCCTTGAAGCCACTCACCCTGATGCTCAAATCTGGATTGTGCGAATCGGTTCCGGCTATGTCCGTCGCTTCGGTGGACTAAGCAAGAGAATTTGATGATTACCGGAATCGTTAATAGAGATTTTGAACCGATTATTCCCCATATTCACATCCTGCCAACTTATCACCAGACTCGGTGAATGGAATAGGCATCAAAAGCCGAATCGCGACTAATCAAAACCAAGGGATGATTCATGGCTTGTGCCACCAAAATCCGATCAAACGGATCGCGATGATGGAGGGGTAAGCTCAGGTAGAACTCCGTATAGTGCGAATGTAATGGGCAGAACGCCGATTTTTAGTTGTTGTAGCACTTCCTCTAATTCTGAGAATGATTTCTGTAACCTAAGTTTGCCTAAACCCAATTTAATTGAAATTTCCCATAAACTGGCAATACTTACGGAGAGATTGTTATTGGCATCTTCCAGAATTTCGGTGGCTCTATCACTTAAATTTTCACTGTTTTGCAAGTACCACAGTAAAGTATGGGTATCCAGTAGGCAATTCATCTTTACATATAATCCTTTAAATCTTCCAGAGGTTCATCAAAATCATCAGACATCCAGATTTGACCCTGCCAAATACCCAGTCCGCCTCGCTGGGGTGCTTTGGCGGTTTGAACAGCGTCTGCCGCATATCGGTTCACCAAAAATTCTGTATAGTCCAAAACTGACTGCTTGACAGATTCTGGGAGTTTTTCCACATTTTTTAAAATGGCATTTTCTATCATTTTTTTACTTAAAAATATGCCTCTCTATGAATCAATTAACTCTCATATCTGGCTTTCACAAAAGCCGGAATTTGATGGGGGTCAGTCCACCCGGGGGGTTTATGGAAGCCCAACCAGTGGACTATAGCTAGTGATTTTTACTCACTTAATCCTATAGCATTCCTAAATGAATTGTGGAAGACCCTCACCCCCAACCCCTCTCCCAGAACGGGAGAGGGGAGAAGAAAATGTCACAACTGATTTAGGATTGCTATAGTTTTCTTGTTTTCAAGATAACACATCCCGGCCATCAATGCCAGCAACATAGATTTTCGTTTAGTTCAAAATTTGAAGACCTCCGCAAAAAGGAAGCAGAAAGCGGCAGAGAAGTTGTCACTTTGTCGCGCCAACCCGGTTGAAAAACCCGTTGGAGTGGACGAGATTTTGATGGTGAAGTCAAGAAAAACAAGCCCAGTTAGGAGCGATAGTTAGGAGCGATAGTTAGGAGCGATAGTTAGGAGCGATCGCCTTTAATCTTCCCTTACAACCCCACCACTCGTGTTTCAGCTTGTCTGAAAGACTTGGGTTTTACTACGATTTCTACATCCCGACCCAACGCATTTAAAAAACGAAACAACCGAGTCGTGGAAAAACCCGATAGCTTGCCATTCACTAATGCCGCCACTTTAG includes:
- a CDS encoding type II toxin-antitoxin system VapC family toxin produces the protein MNCLLDTHTLLWYLQNSENLSDRATEILEDANNNLSVSIASLWEISIKLGLGKLRLQKSFSELEEVLQQLKIGVLPITFALYGVLPELTPPSSRSV
- the vapB gene encoding type II toxin-antitoxin system VapB family antitoxin, whose amino-acid sequence is MIENAILKNVEKLPESVKQSVLDYTEFLVNRYAADAVQTAKAPQRGGLGIWQGQIWMSDDFDEPLEDLKDYM